The sequence TTTTTAACCTCTTCAAgacattttttcatttcattttctaacCCTGTGTTCAACAGCATTTTAAACCATATTTTATACTTCAGGAAACGGCAGTTTGAGCAAgacaaaagatttcaagaagtGATAAGGAATCAGACTTAGAGCTGTCatgaggaggtggaggagaaaaaaagcagaactggaATTTAAACAAGGGAGAAATTAGAAtataagcaacaaaaacatccaaatctTGTATATTTTAATGTATCTTGTGGacctttgtttgattttcactCTGCATCTGCTGCACTCAGGCTTGTCCTGTGGAGGGAGGCTCTGAACATTTTAGGCATCAAATCAGGATGTTTGTCCTCATCTGGgtaactgtttgtttcttcttgagAGGCAGCGCTGATGAAAATGGTAACGTATGAATCTTCTCATCTGCTGAAATTAAATATACTATatgtctgtatgtttttgtgacAGGATTTTCTTGTCATGATTTCAGATTACATGCATTTGCTCCCTCAATTTACTATAGGATGCAGGTTGTTTAGatgacacaaaaaataaaatacattcttTTAACACatctttgaaatttaaaaaataatattgcgtagatttacataaacaaagatattttaaTAGACAAAATTGTCATTGCAGCCTCTCATAAATTGTTAAACTTTTGACAAAAATTAAGTCCACCccctttggttttcttttgttttaacaggTTCATCGGTCTGGGGGACAAAAAAGTGCCAAACAAATAATTACTGTGTTACTTTACATGATGGAACCATAACAGCAGAGGCTGGACTCTGTGCTGTGATCTTGTGTTCCTTCACATCTGAAGTTACACCCAAACGTATAATTTGGTACAAATGTGAGCAATCCAAATGTGACAATGTGTTTTACTCCAACACAAAGAATGATGAAGTTCAGTCTGGGTTCAAAGGTCGAGTCTCACTGTTGGAGCCTGATGTGAGTCAGAAGAACTGCAGCATCATCATCAGTGACCTCAAAGAGTCTGATTCTGGATTATATCAGCTCAGAGTTGAAGGAACAAAATCATTTACATATACAGTTTCAAGAGCAAGTCTCTCTGTAACAGGTAGgacaaataaatgcacaatATCACTCTCTTGTCATTTATACCAACCTGTTCTGGTTTTCTACACtcttaatgaaacaaaacagctaaatgttgaCATCTGAGACCAGCTAACAGAACTTGTATTACTCTCTGATGAAACTTCTACTGAATCTtgctttgaaatgaaaactagaaaaatatCAGACTGTAAATCCAAATTTAGGTCAACATGAACGTTACAGTGTCTCCTTCAAATGACTCTACTCATGAATGAATTGACTTATGGTTGAGTTATGAGTATGTTTTCCATCAGGTCTCACTCAGAAGCCCACAGTGGTGATTCCTCCTCTGACAGAGGGACAGGAGTCCACTCTGACCTGCACTGCTCCTGGTCTCTGCTCTGGATCTCAGCCTAAAATCACCTGGACATGGAGAAAAGGAGGGAAGGACTCTCAACTCACAGGAAACATCACTGCTGCAAAAACTGAGAATCTGACTGCagtcacacagagacacagttcaactctgacctttaacctttcagCTGAACACCACGGCACCAACATCACCTGTCAGGTCAGCTTTGGAGGTAACACAACTAGAGAGGAGACTGTCACTCTGAATGTGAAATGtgagtattttattgtttaatattcagTTAGTTTGTTATTGTTATAAATCACAATTATACAATATTTGTGAAGCTTTGAGGCTTTGATATTAATAAAGCAGTTCATTTATGCTAAATGTCCATTTAGaaaatttattgtttatcatttaacatttagtttgaaatttgttctaaatacacaaaacaactCAGATCTCTGGTTGAAGAACTGTTAAGGACGGAGATGTTCTGAATCTGACCTGCTTtgtcaacagtttttttttttttctaaatttaaggTGGACTAAATTTGGGAAAgaaccccccccacacacacactaaactgcatatatatatataatagacTTTTTATGTTATTAACAAAATGTATGCTGGTatgagttaaaataataaaataactaatgCTGATTAAAACACTAATGATCTACACAGATAAAAGGAAACTTCAGATCACTGGAAACAGAACAGTTAAGCCTGGTGGTGTTTTGCACCTGATCTGTAGTATTAAAAGCTTCCCTCCATCACTCATCATGTGGACAAAACATTCTcccacaaacctgcacaaaagAATCAACTTCCACAACGACACTGGATCAGCTGCACTTATCATCACAAATGTTACAGAAGAAGATGCTGGACAATATATCTGTACAGCCAAACACCTGAACGACACTGTAACTACACATGCTGATGTAAGAGTGATGCGTAAGTACAAGTAAACACATGTAATATAAGAAGGTCAACTCAAACTGTACTTGCATATTTACTATAATTGTTCTGACTTTTATGTGTTTACAGGGTTTTCAAAGATCCTAAAAGGTTCTGGATGTGTTCTTCAGTCAAAGGTCCTGACCTGTGTGTGTATCAGTGAGGGGGTCCCTTTACCCACCATCAAATGgcctctgctggaggacaacaCTGAGTACTCTGTCTTTACCTCAGTGTCAAACAACGCCATCAACAGCACTGTTTCTGTCAGCTTTAAGAACCATGGTAGCATGAGTGTTGAATGTTTCAGCAGCAATAACATTGGGGAAGCAAAAGAAAACCTGACGATTAAGCAAGActtgccagaaaaaaaaggtacattttcACAGTGAAGacacttctgctgcttttgatcttctttaacatgtttatttctGCAATTTTATTGTGGCTGCCATGTTCAGTTAATGCTTTTAGACTGTTATTTAGAACAACAAAGTTGGTaaccattttattatttactttcttCGTTCTAGCTGCAGATCTGTCCCATAATTTGTTAAAAACCGTTTCCAGGCTGGAAGTCATCATCGCCTTTTTAATTGGGGTTCTTCTTTCAtctattatttgttgtttgggTATGAAATGCTACAGGTACACATTATTCtgtcaattatttttaaaggatgAATTGTGGATAATGTTTTCAGAAGTTTTTTAACGTGTTGAATGATTATatttctctgcagaaaaaaacagaagaactcTGGAAGTTTGGATGAAACTCTGGAGGTGAACTCTCTGGTATTGATCTTTGTTCTGATAgttattaaaatattgtttttttagctcATATTGTAAAATGAAACCTAATGAAACATATACTGTAATTACACCTGCACAGACGTCTCAGGAATGACAGAAGCCAGAATgagtgaaatatttaaagatgttttataaatgtattaaaataacCAAAGCAAATtatgatgcagtttgaaaatagcaaaagacattttctttaaaagttttctctTTGAATTTAAACATTGCTTCTGTCACTCCCTACATTAATAATACAGCAGAAGGGTATAAAACAAGATAATTAAAAATGGACCAGGTTGACATTGACattaaattgacattttctttttaagtgcCTCCAAATGATTCCCTCacgagaaaaagagagaaatgaagGATCTCATTCAAACTAAAGTTCTTTCATCTTCTGCTCTACATTCATTTTATCTGTGAATACCATCACTGTTAGTTCTGAAAGGCGCAGAttgattaaaaatatgtttatttttattttcctaccTGGAAGTGTCAACACGGCCAGTTCGAGGTCCAAGAAGTGTCTGCAGACAAAGCCTCCCCTGAACTCAACAATGGTCCCGCTGACTTGATGTATGCCAGCATCGAGTTTTCCCGGATGGACAGAAGCCCTCGAGTGGCAAAGAGGAGAGACGACACAGAGACAGAATACGCAGGCGTGAAGACAAGAAACGAGACAAAAGAAGACGATGGGGAGGTGATTTCTGAGGGGGGGAAGAGGATGAAAAACTGTGTTCAAGAAGTGGAAGGAGGCCCTCAGGAGGCGGTGTACTCCAATGTTAAAGATTTAGTTGATGAGACCAGAGGTCTGTGAGGCATTGTGAGGACAGGATGAGACTCTACTTCTTTAAAACGGGTTGATGGTTCACGCGTTCCATTTTTTGTTATGCTAAAGTCTCAAAAATGTGTCACCTCTTGGTAAGAACAAAGATCTTATGTGAAATCTTgatattgtaaaaaaacataaactctTCCTTCTAACTACAAccagttagtttagttttttaaagctCCCCTTGTGGTTTTATTACCTAAAGCCCACTAAAATAATGTTGAAGTAACATTGTTAATGTGTCACCGAGGCAACCGGCAAAACAATCCTGTCTTCTCTGACTTAAAGTTGTGTTTAAgtttaaatcataaacaaagttacaaaaatggtTTCTTAAATCTGGGTTACTTTTTGGGTAATGTAATtcagaagtaaacaaaaagtcttttgtgtttaaatcagcTGTGCAAGTTGATGCAGTCAAGGAGCTTTGTggcttttttatataaaaggcttaaaaataatgtttgctttaaatgtaaatgctTACAAAGTTATACGTTGATGAAACAGCAAATGTCCTACATTGTCATTTATTTCTGATATGTCTTTGAGTctttgactagctgtggcaggaATAATTTAGAGTGAAATAGATAACATGGGTAGTGCAGCTGGTTAGCCTGTTGCTTTGCAGAAAAATGATCCTGTTTGACTCCCAGTTGGTATCCTTCTGCAGAGTTTGCATCTTCTCCCTGGGCAGTTTGTGGGTTTATTCAGGGTACTCCATTTCCTCCAGTGGCTCAAAAAGAGGTtattggtgactcaaaattggtatgaatggttgtctgtctctgtgtggccaaggtgtaccctgcctctcacccaATGACTGTTGGAGATATGCACCAGCTTCCTGCAAGTGGGTGTAGgaaatggacggatggatggaaataCAGTACAATATGAGCAAATGACCTAAATGATGTTATGGATTGGATGACTTATTgtaaaagtatttaaacatgtatttttgtagcctaatttttaaataaacatggtCAGCATATTAGGTGTAATTTTGCAACACTTTAAA is a genomic window of Kryptolebias marmoratus isolate JLee-2015 linkage group LG16, ASM164957v2, whole genome shotgun sequence containing:
- the LOC108240346 gene encoding sialic acid-binding Ig-like lectin 14, whose translation is MFVLIWVTVCFFLRGSADENGSSVWGTKKCQTNNYCVTLHDGTITAEAGLCAVILCSFTSEVTPKRIIWYKCEQSKCDNVFYSNTKNDEVQSGFKGRVSLLEPDVSQKNCSIIISDLKESDSGLYQLRVEGTKSFTYTVSRASLSVTGLTQKPTVVIPPLTEGQESTLTCTAPGLCSGSQPKITWTWRKGGKDSQLTGNITAAKTENLTAVTQRHSSTLTFNLSAEHHGTNITCQVSFGGNTTREETVTLNVKYKRKLQITGNRTVKPGGVLHLICSIKSFPPSLIMWTKHSPTNLHKRINFHNDTGSAALIITNVTEEDAGQYICTAKHLNDTVTTHADVRVMRFSKILKGSGCVLQSKVLTCVCISEGVPLPTIKWPLLEDNTEYSVFTSVSNNAINSTVSVSFKNHGSMSVECFSSNNIGEAKENLTIKQDLPEKKAADLSHNLLKTVSRLEVIIAFLIGVLLSSIICCLGMKCYRKKQKNSGSLDETLECQHGQFEVQEVSADKASPELNNGPADLMYASIEFSRMDRSPRVAKRRDDTETEYAGVKTRNETKEDDGEVISEGGKRMKNCVQEVEGGPQEAVYSNVKDLVDETRGL